The genomic interval CCTGGTCTACGTGTTGCACCTGATCAGCAAAAACTCCGAGGTTAACAAGATGGACTCCAGCAACCTGGCTATCTGCATCGGCCCCAACATGCTCACCCTGGAGAATGACCACAACTTATCACTGGAGGCCCAGAGAGACTTGAACAATAAGGTTGGTTTTGCTTATTTATGAGAAACCTCTGGTTTATGATATCACCCTCTTTGGCAAAAGCCAAGCAATGAGACACTTCTGGATTTCTCAAAGTGACTCAGGTCACAGTTCAGGTCTAAAATGCAGAGTGCTATTGTTGTGGCTCTGCTCTCTTAGAGGTGTGGAGGAAACTGAATGAGTCTGTGTCCTGTCTTCCTGGGAGACAGAGAACATCACACCCCCTGGGTAGGAAGCCCTCTTGCTTCTGTCTTTGGGACCAGGACCCAAAGCACTCGGGCAGTCCAACTACCAATTTGGGAAACTATCTgcttaaacaatattttttgcattttcacaGTAATATTATGAAATGTCCACTCAGAtactttagttattttaaagtcagttttttaaaaattcttccatttaaaaatgcatatctCAAAACATATATCTAACTTGAATGTATATTGTTACCAAATTCCAGTATGCTCTAGTCTCATTTGGGCACCTCCCTAGTAGTTGACTCCAGTGCGTCCTCCTTCCTTGCCTCTGTCCTAAAGCAAATGGCCCTAAAGTTTACGATCTGCTTGTTTTTTCTCCAAAGGTAAAGACATTGGTGGAATTCCTCATTGACAACTGCTTTGAGATATTCGGGGAGAACATTCCAGCTCATTCCAGCATCACTTCTGATGACTCTCTGGAACACACCGACAGTTCAGGTATAGACTGTGCTCTCATTCGATTGTGATCCTGGGGAGAAATTTGTGCCAGTCCATACTAGTGATGTGAAGTCTCCCTGGTATTTAAAGAATTTGCCTTTACAATCACCAATCAGACTGGCCTCGAGTCTATAGGAAAGTCAGGAAACCTGAGAACCTTGCTCCCAAATTTCTTTCTAATATCTCTTCCGTCACTCTTTTAGCCTGAGTCTGAAACTTTTCTCCTTCATATTCTAGATCTCAAATAAATGCTAACTTTACTAAGTAACCTTGAACTATATATCTGGGTAAGAAACTTTAGTCTCTATGTAATGAAGTACAAGtctattaaaatggaaatggatCCTACAAAGGAACCATTCAAAGGATTagttttaagatttaaaataaaatttaaaaaaaaattcagtgaagactgtccttcttccttcttctccttactctttctctctttccctctcccttttttcttcctccctccctcattcatttcctctttcttctttacttCTTCCCATCtgaaataaatttggaaacaaaattttaatgtgattttaaatttctagTCATATCACGCTCCAAAACAGTTCCACCAAATCACCTAGAACCATATTGGGCATGAATAGGGTGGGCTCtagtaaatattatttcttaaagaaCTTGAACACAAAGCTCAACTCTTCATTAACTTTCCCCAGACATGTCGACCCTGCAGAACGACTCAGCCTACGACAGCTATGATCCTGACTTTGAACCCACCAGTGCCATCCACAATCCCAGCAGGCAGCCCCAGGTTCACACAGCCATGGCTGCCGGTCTGGACAGCAGAGGGCCCCAGGACACCTATGAGTTAAGCCCAGAGCCCATTGTGAGCACAGTAGCCAGACTGAAACGCTCCATCAACCAGGCAGACAGGAGGTTCTCAGAACCCAGCATGCCACCCTCACAAGAGTGCCTTGAGAGCCGGATGACAAACCAAAAACTAACCAAAAGTGAGGATGACTTCACCGCGCCCCAGGCCAGCCCTCATTTGGAAAGCGAGGACACGGAAGACCCATTTCCAGAGGAGGTCTTCCCTGCAGTAGAAGGCAGAGCCAAGAGACCAGTGGACCTGATGATCAAGAACTCAACCCAGAGTTTGCCTTTGCTGCAGGGAGCAGGACCCAAAGCCTTCTCCAGCGGCTCCCTGGGTGGGTCCTCTGACAATTCACCATCAGCttctccttcctgtccccaaaAAAATTTCTTCACCAGACACCTTTCTTTCACCATGAAGACGGAGAAAAGCAAGCCCAGCAGAGAGATCAAAAAGCACTCCCTGTCATTTTCCTTTGCCTCTCACAAAAAAGTGCTGCCCAAGACCCCGAGCGGTGAGACTGGGAAACCCAAAGACTTCACCAGAGACCAAGTCAAGAAGGGCGTGAGAAAAGAAAGTCAGCTTGCTGGAAGGATCGTCCAGGAGGGCAGGCCTGACGTCTACAGCCAAGCAGCTGCAGGCTGCGGCTTGCCACCTAGGGCCCCCTCAGTCAATGACGTGTTCCAGATGGTTGACCAGAGGAGCCCAGGAAGCCCGCCATCTTATGAAGAGGCCATTCAGTGCCAGGCGTCTGGACTCTTAGCCTATGGCAGCCAGACCGTGGGAAGTATGCGGGCGAGAATGCTGAGCCAGGACTCCATGCCGCCGCCTCTTCTGCCTTCTCACCATGGAGGAGGCTCCAGGATTGTCTGCCATGAAGAAGCACTTAGTGGACGCAGCCTGTCTTCCATGACTGAGTGTTGGGAACAGGGTGGGACTGCGAGTCCCTCTGGGGAAACTCCAGGGCCTGGAACCACACCGGGGAGGCCTGAGCTTCCCAGGCTCAGGACTGTGTCCGAGTTTATGCAGAAGGACAAGCGGGACTATCTCCGGCGACGATGCAGCCAGCCCATCTTTGAGGCTGACCAACTCCAATATGCTAGAGAATCCTACATTTAGGAAGGAAGGCCATCGGCCATGACTCGCTGGTGGCATCTCTGTAAATATGTAACTACAGAAAGAACTGCTTGTAGATTGTCTTCAAAAAAGTCATGAATAAGCTCTTTCAGAAAGTTGTGTAGAGCCCTGCAGGAGGACAGCGTCACGGTGGCACTTCAGAGAGTTTCTGTGCATACCTGGATTTGTGCAATATGTAGCAAATGTATTATAGACAGGTGTTAGGTACAAGGACTGTACCTACCCAATGCCTGAAtgcatttatttgtgtatttgtggTACGTTGCTATTCTttgccccccgccccccggggCATATTTTTGTGGGTTAgtgttttaaaatcatctttgctttttttaatgtttcctcaAATGTCATGCCAATTTCACAATTTCCACCAATTCCATCTAGGGAAAAATGTTTGACTCGTCAGTGTATATTTACTAAGGAGGTTTGTTTGTTAACTAACCACAGCAGAAGACAGAAATGGAGTCCAGCGTTCAGAGTTGtcaaaaaacattagaaaaaagacCATAAAGAAAATTACGAAAATACTTAAGTAAGTCCTTTTAAGGACTATCTAATTAAATTAGGATAGATTAGTGGAAACACATTACATCAATATTAACTCACTTAGAGCACTTTGAGTTTTCTTTGTAGTTCAATGGTGTCATGCAACAGTTTGGaggtaaatta from Ictidomys tridecemlineatus isolate mIctTri1 chromosome 8, mIctTri1.hap1, whole genome shotgun sequence carries:
- the Tagap gene encoding T-cell activation Rho GTPase-activating protein; protein product: MRLRSNFDASKTLSASNMETLIECQSEGDIKEHPLLLASCASEDSICQLIEVKKRKKVLSWPFLIRRLSPSSDFSGTLEPDLKVSLFDQPLSIICQENGALPRPIQDILAILCLKGPSTEGIFRKAASEKARKELKEALNCGGTVDLEGLPVHLLAVVFKDFLRSIPLKLLSCDLFEEWMGALEKQNEEDRIEALKQVADQLPRPNLLLLRHLVYVLHLISKNSEVNKMDSSNLAICIGPNMLTLENDHNLSLEAQRDLNNKVKTLVEFLIDNCFEIFGENIPAHSSITSDDSLEHTDSSDMSTLQNDSAYDSYDPDFEPTSAIHNPSRQPQVHTAMAAGLDSRGPQDTYELSPEPIVSTVARLKRSINQADRRFSEPSMPPSQECLESRMTNQKLTKSEDDFTAPQASPHLESEDTEDPFPEEVFPAVEGRAKRPVDLMIKNSTQSLPLLQGAGPKAFSSGSLGGSSDNSPSASPSCPQKNFFTRHLSFTMKTEKSKPSREIKKHSLSFSFASHKKVLPKTPSGETGKPKDFTRDQVKKGVRKESQLAGRIVQEGRPDVYSQAAAGCGLPPRAPSVNDVFQMVDQRSPGSPPSYEEAIQCQASGLLAYGSQTVGSMRARMLSQDSMPPPLLPSHHGGGSRIVCHEEALSGRSLSSMTECWEQGGTASPSGETPGPGTTPGRPELPRLRTVSEFMQKDKRDYLRRRCSQPIFEADQLQYARESYI